One Microbacterium sp. W4I20 DNA window includes the following coding sequences:
- a CDS encoding MerR family transcriptional regulator has translation MYSIGEFAAFGRVSPRMLRHYDAIDLLKPAQIDDGSGYRSYGVWQLPDLYLIAELRELGVGLPEIDRVLAAPDRDVVLRAVLAARQAELAETVRGDRARLERIGIRLTRGGEHPMSHFIDYTALEELAVYATRGLAEGGGPEAIGATISELIPLLDDALGGAGRPLIEPGIFWYVPVEGADDVEVHISYTAESDPVPGRGYEVVRLPAVETMARLRHHGDMSGIGESWAGLMTGVVADGYELTGPSREVYVHAPGHEPGDDWITELQVPVRLVEES, from the coding sequence ATGTACAGCATCGGAGAGTTCGCCGCGTTCGGCCGGGTCAGCCCGCGCATGCTCCGCCACTACGACGCCATCGATCTGCTGAAGCCCGCGCAGATAGACGACGGATCCGGCTATCGGAGCTACGGGGTGTGGCAACTCCCCGACCTCTATCTGATCGCCGAACTCCGGGAACTCGGCGTCGGGCTCCCTGAGATCGATCGTGTGCTCGCCGCACCCGACCGAGACGTCGTGCTCCGCGCCGTGCTCGCCGCACGGCAGGCGGAGCTGGCCGAGACGGTCCGCGGCGACAGGGCGAGGCTGGAACGCATCGGCATACGACTGACCCGAGGAGGAGAGCACCCCATGAGTCATTTCATCGACTACACCGCCCTCGAGGAGCTCGCGGTCTACGCGACCCGCGGACTCGCGGAAGGCGGCGGTCCGGAGGCCATCGGCGCGACGATCTCCGAACTCATCCCTCTCCTCGACGATGCACTGGGAGGGGCTGGTCGTCCCCTGATCGAGCCGGGCATCTTCTGGTACGTCCCGGTCGAGGGCGCCGATGATGTGGAGGTCCACATCTCCTACACGGCCGAATCGGATCCCGTCCCGGGTCGCGGGTACGAGGTCGTCCGTCTTCCCGCGGTGGAGACGATGGCCCGACTTCGGCACCACGGTGACATGTCGGGGATCGGCGAGTCCTGGGCAGGACTGATGACCGGTGTCGTTGCCGACGGTTACGAGCTGACCGGTCCCTCTCGCGAGGTCTACGTGCACGCTCCCGGTCACGAGCCGGGAGACGACTGGATCACCGAGCTGCAGGTTCCCGTGCGGCTCGTCGAGGAATCCTGA
- a CDS encoding CPBP family intramembrane glutamic endopeptidase, translating into MVEQSSAWKRFWERGGLWRALLLAALYLGVYELIGFLLGQVIPEGSALRGAKGSAGDVFFATGLPIIITSVLLLAFAASVGWLNELFSRQKLGGHRWMWIALIVVLLINVAALLSIDYGKAGMPLVGTWLLTGLFIGLVEELVTRGFVVNLMRKGGHGEIAVALASAGVFAALHLANLFTSDQGLVVTLEQVVYTFAFGICMYLILRATRTIIAPMLVHASTDPSIFLYSSHPASGNPLGLLASLSTYLVIITGFILLIVFIVSERRNRHTEALR; encoded by the coding sequence ATGGTCGAGCAGTCGTCTGCGTGGAAGCGTTTCTGGGAGCGGGGAGGCCTCTGGCGGGCGTTGCTGCTCGCCGCCCTCTACCTCGGCGTCTACGAGCTGATCGGCTTCCTGCTCGGCCAGGTCATCCCCGAGGGGAGTGCGCTGCGCGGCGCGAAGGGCAGCGCGGGAGATGTCTTCTTCGCCACCGGACTGCCGATCATCATCACCAGCGTGCTGCTGCTCGCGTTCGCGGCATCCGTCGGCTGGCTGAACGAGCTGTTCTCGCGGCAGAAGCTCGGCGGGCACCGGTGGATGTGGATCGCCCTCATCGTCGTGCTGCTCATCAACGTCGCGGCCCTGCTGTCGATCGACTACGGCAAGGCGGGGATGCCGCTGGTCGGCACCTGGCTGCTCACCGGTCTGTTCATCGGTCTGGTCGAGGAGCTGGTCACTCGCGGTTTCGTGGTGAACCTGATGCGCAAGGGCGGACACGGCGAGATCGCCGTGGCCCTCGCATCCGCCGGTGTCTTCGCCGCCCTCCACCTGGCCAACCTCTTCACCTCCGACCAGGGGCTCGTCGTCACCCTTGAACAGGTCGTCTACACGTTCGCCTTCGGCATCTGCATGTACCTGATCCTGCGCGCGACCCGCACGATCATCGCGCCGATGCTCGTGCACGCGAGCACCGATCCGTCGATCTTCCTCTACAGTTCGCACCCCGCAAGCGGCAACCCGCTCGGCCTTCTCGCGTCGCTGAGCACCTACCTCGTGATCATCACCGGGTTCATCCTGCTGATCGTTTTCATCGTCAGCGAGCGTCGCAACCGGCACACCGAGGCCCTGCGATGA
- a CDS encoding CPBP family intramembrane glutamic endopeptidase yields the protein MTGPAAAASVRVAPRVWRGVLALLLYLAVFYGVWIFNGIDYPRIGDSADTLWKWYVAPLAAGTVVLVIVVSIYGWWRPALFEKRRRVPPWVWILPGALAVIAILNLIIGDSSRVTPTMWMLLVTGSLLVGFNEEMATRGQLIVALRSRFGELGVWFFSCLLFGLLHLPNTLFGTGLLGLFQVVLTFCAGSVFYLLRRVSGTLIAAMLLHALWDFSTFAANSGLPGAWDLPIGLAGVIVAILIVRREGRVDRAA from the coding sequence ATGACGGGCCCCGCCGCCGCGGCATCCGTCCGGGTCGCGCCGAGGGTCTGGCGCGGAGTCCTCGCGCTCCTGCTGTACCTGGCGGTCTTCTACGGCGTCTGGATCTTCAACGGCATCGACTACCCGCGCATCGGCGACAGTGCCGACACCCTGTGGAAGTGGTACGTCGCCCCGCTGGCTGCGGGCACCGTGGTGCTGGTGATCGTCGTCTCGATCTACGGATGGTGGCGACCCGCGCTGTTCGAGAAGCGCCGACGCGTCCCCCCGTGGGTGTGGATCCTCCCCGGCGCGCTCGCGGTGATCGCGATCCTCAACCTGATCATCGGCGACTCCAGCCGCGTCACCCCCACGATGTGGATGCTGCTCGTGACCGGCAGCCTGCTCGTCGGATTCAACGAGGAGATGGCGACCCGCGGGCAGCTGATCGTGGCGTTGCGCAGTCGCTTCGGCGAACTGGGCGTCTGGTTCTTCAGCTGCCTCCTGTTCGGCCTGCTGCACCTGCCCAACACGCTGTTCGGCACCGGGCTGCTGGGCCTGTTCCAGGTGGTGCTCACCTTCTGCGCGGGGAGCGTCTTCTATCTGCTGCGTCGCGTGAGCGGAACCCTGATCGCCGCGATGCTCCTGCACGCGCTCTGGGACTTCTCCACTTTCGCCGCGAACTCCGGACTGCCGGGCGCCTGGGACCTCCCCATCGGGCTGGCCGGAGTGATCGTCGCGATCCTCATCGTGCGCAGGGAGGGGCGGGTCGACCGCGCGGCCTAG